Proteins encoded within one genomic window of Zootoca vivipara chromosome 12, rZooViv1.1, whole genome shotgun sequence:
- the LOC118092149 gene encoding pituitary tumor-transforming gene 1 protein-interacting protein, whose protein sequence is MMEQETVARCWQPRRRLWAFCLPCCFLLWYRPVTGMESTASPSPSPATPCAAFTQKTCEECVKNTKCLWCSVNSTCMDYPVRKLIPPSSLCKLTDAYWAVCWASFEAMIISIAVVAGFLLLLIGCCCCYCCRRRRSRGRPSEEEERFIRDREEKRLQSLQRKHERKVKHDEIRKKYGLLQDSDHPYSRYENE, encoded by the exons ATGATGGAGCAGGAGACGGTCGCGCGGTGTTGGCAACCGCGGCGGCGGCTCTGGGCCTTCTGCCTGCCGTGCTGCTTCTTGCTGTGGTACCGCCCAGTGACAGGGATGGAGTCCACCGCGTCGCCTTCGCCATCTCCCGCTACGC CGTGTGCTGCTTTTACTCAAAAGACATGTGAAGAATGTGTAAAAAATACCAAA TGTCTTTGGTGCAGTGTCAATTCCACTTGTATGGACTATCCTGTGAGGAAACTCATTCCACCATCTTCACTGTGTAAACTTACAGACGCTTATTGGGCAGTTTGCTGGG CCAGCTTTGAGGCTATGATCATCAGCATTGCAGTTGTAGcaggcttccttctcctccttataggatgttgctgttgttactgCTGTCGCAGACGTCGTTCTAGAGG GCGAccgtctgaagaagaagaaagatttaTCAGAGATCGGGAAGAAAAAAGATTGCAGTCACTTCAGCG AAAACATGAAAGAAAAGTGAAACATGATGAGATACggaaaaaatatg GTCTCCTTCAGGATTCTGACCATCCATATAGCAGATATGAGAATGAATGA
- the CLDN12 gene encoding claudin-12: MGCRDVHAATVLAFLSGTAALSGLIAAALLPNWRQMRLFTYNKNEKNVTVYTGLWIKCVRFDGSKDCVIYDTEWYTAVDQLDLRVLQFALPISMLTTVLALFLCLIGMCNTAFITTVPNIKQARCLINSAGCHLVAGLFFLLACVICLTPSIWVIFHNQELNKKYEPVFSFDISVFIAIASAGGLLFTAILLFLWYCACKTLPSPFWQPLYPHAPSVHSYTSQPYSARSRHSAIEIDIPVVTHTS; this comes from the coding sequence ATGGGTTGCCGTGATGTCCATGCCGCGACAGTCCTCGCCTTCCTTTCTGGTACAGCTGCCTTATCTGGACTTATTGCCGCGGCTCTGCTGCCTAACTGGAGACAGATGCGACTCTTCACCTATAACAAGAATGAAAAGAATGTCACCGTGTACACTGGGCTCTGGATTAAGTGTGTTCGTTTTGATGGCAGCAAAGACTGCGTCATCTACGACACTGAGTGGTACACAGCAGTTGACCAGCTGGATTTACGCGTCCTCCAGTTTGCTCTCCCCATAAGCATGTTAACCACTGTCTTGGCTCTGTTTCTCTGTTTGATTGGCATGTGCAATACCGCCTTCATAACCACTGTCCCCAACATCAAGCAGGCCAGATGTCTCATAAACAGTGCGGGCTGCCATCTTGTGGCCggcctcttcttccttcttgcATGTGTCATTTGCCTGACGCCATCGATCTGGGTCATCTTTCATAACCAAGAACTGAACAAGAAATACGAAccagttttttcctttgacatctccGTGTTTATTGCCATTGCCAGTGCAGGAGGCTTGTTGTTTACAGCCATCCTCTTATTCCTTTGGTACTGTGCATGCAAAACGCTTCCTTCCCCTTTCTGGCAGCCTCTGTATCCTCATGCGCCCAGTGTGCATAGTTATACCTCCCAACCTTATTCTGCACGGTCACGCCACTCTGCCATTGAAATTGACATTCCTGTTGTTACACACACTTCCTAA